In Mixophyes fleayi isolate aMixFle1 chromosome 3, aMixFle1.hap1, whole genome shotgun sequence, the genomic stretch ggaggggttatggccccgaggagagatcttggatcaatgtacaagagatacatgcccctcgcttattggccaaattcaagaaggagagagaggcgaccttgcaagccctgaaaaagaagaaaggggagagtactgtcaggcgccgtctctgcactgacacttggtgcaggagacggggacggacgcctgcaccttccaagcaaccacgtcctgttgcctagcagcgggacgctttctctgctcacctgtctgcagccagcatgtcttaccaccaaaatctccctaaccctatcaggaggcaccttagggtatataaggcagcctctgacacatgtctagtgccagagtattaggtcttcagccttgctccagcgtttgttcctgtgttgctgttatttggattctgaccccggcttgttcctgacttctccttggttcctgattctggcttagactgatatctggtattgacccggcttcctgaccattctcctgcttctgatttggctatatccgttcctctggttttgacccggcttgctgactactcttccatcctgcatcctggtgggctctcacagctgcctcaattgttacctcgccagctgactgatactaagggccgcgacctgcacgtcccttgcagcgaagtccatacctccttgcaggggttcctggtgaaaaccagaggcgtgttagactccgcgcctcagtactcagtagcgccaactgctggcaggtatcatcaattccacctagtgattctgacacccAGCTGCTCAATGACTTTGTTCCACTGATCAATATGGTCTGAGCCAGGGAATAACACACCACCTTTGATCATCTCTCCCAAGATGCAACCCACTGACCAAATGTTAATGTTTTCTTTGTATCCCATTCCTAAGATTACTTCTGGAGCTCTGTAGTAACGTGTGACAACATAAGGGGTCATCATGAAACTTGTTCCTGCTGTCTGGGCAAGGCCAAAGTCGAGAGTCTTAAGGGTGCAGTCAGATTTAACTGCAATGTTACTTGGTTTTAAATCTCGTTGGATGATCCCTGCAGAGTGTAAGTGTTTAATGCCGCAGAGCATCTGGTAAAGAAGGTAAGACATGCGCTCATGATCAAGTTCCATTTGTATCACTTGACATAAGTTGGCATCCATAAGTTCCATCACAATGTACAAGTCTTGAAATTCTTCCAGAGACTTCTTTGGTGTAAAGACATTTAGAAGTCCAATTATATTCTTGTGATTGACACATTTCATGAGTACAAGTTCCCAAATCGCCCTCTTGGCATGGGTTTGATTCTGGAAGGGTCGACTCAGCTGTTTGATGGCAACAAGTCTCTCTAGAACTGTATCATAAGCCGCACATACTATTCCCTGTGCTCCAGATCCAATAGGCTTCAGGTTTTGATAGCGCTTCAGAACGGTGAAAGTGGAGTCTCCTATCTCGAAGATGGAAAAGTTGCTGTCACGCTTGCCTCTGCTCATAGTTGCAGGAGCATTCACCCCTGCAGCTTCATCCAAACAGTATTAATCTTAGTTGAAAGCTGTCTGTGGCACCCCGTGGGTCTGGGGTCCTTCTCCGTTCGTCCCGGTCTCTAACCCGACTCAATCTCCCACTAGCGGGGTTATCTCTTTATTCCAGCTCCAGTTACTGCTGGCTCCCCATCTTCCCCGGAGCCTCTCTCCAGTTCATCCTGCTCCCGGTGCCTCGGTCCTGGAGGAGGATGGAGGAGGACTTAGCATGAATAAGTGTAATATAGTGGTTACAGAGCCCAAAACCATATGGGCCCGAGTGTAAAGAACCGTGTACGTTTGATGTAGACagagatattattaataaaaatatgttctactcattaataagtcagtaagacataaagtgggtataaatattaataatatgtttacttatggaaATTATGAAATTATGGGTTTATGAAATTGAATGTTTGTGAGGATTTAATTGATAATGTGACTGAAATTTATCATGACAACTTTCATtattataaagacttttaaaatgattcatCATGGACATGTTTAAATCCAAGCATAAGGTTCTTTGGACTTGAAAAGTGGCTATCAAACCtaatgtatatttaaatgaaatttattgtggtaataattgtggcaatattgtttctgtatACTTGTTTAGAGTATAgattgtattgtatacaaatatttgcgaGAGTCAAACCAATCAGAGAACATCAGTgctgacagaaatatatactcctATTCAATTAATTATAGTCACATGAAAAAGTACCTTTTAATCCATATATAAAAGGGTGGAAAACTGTCAAAGTAAtatttaacaaaaaccctatattgccaattagttcaatagaatgaacaaatgaacttgaattttgtttctgtgtgtctTTAAGAGAACGTGTTGCACAATACAGAATTGCCTAAAAAGAGACAGcttattttaatgatagagtgccagcagtgatgtaagctgggatgGTGTGTTTTGAAGTAAGAAGGAATTTCATATCctataaaagaataagttaatcaaatatagggtgtcaattggcattttgAGACCCTGgacgtatgtctgcttcgtccagtatggctgtatctatgtataatacctttttaataaattatagaaatattatattttggaaacctgctcatctcatatattatttaaagagacggaaagaaaataacttatacaagcGGTTGCAGTGGTGGATGATTTGTAGATTCGCAATGAACCAACAAGTTTTTTTATCCTGTGTCTGCTGACAAGTGCTGCTGCTCATTGCTCACAGTTACATCAGCAGTGGTTGAATGAGGGAGAAAAAGGTTTTTCCCTCTCATCATCTCAGGAGTGGCTGCTCATTCAGAGGCCACCTCCTCCAATGAAGATCTGACTGAGAACTTAGGGACTTGTTGGCGGACTCGTAAGTATTAGCAAGCAGAAGGGAAGGAGGTGCATATAACAATAATTAAGAGAGAGGGCCTTAGAGGAAAAGACAATaaaagagatggggagagagagaggaagggagagagagaggaagggagagagagagaggggagagagagagagactaaaatGAAAGCAAAAGGGACTGAACGATGGAGGCCTGAGGAAAATCTGAAGCAAGAGAAAAGGTCACACGCAAGACCTGACAAACCAGAttgcatttgtaaaaataaaaatgaacatgcTAATTGTACCTCAAGCATTTTTGTCCTTGTTTATTGTGATACGGGTGATAATAATGTACATGTTGATTATTCTGGGACTTAACTTCATCTGGTGATAATTTTGCAATGCAAACTGAAATTCTACATATTTTTTAGCCACTGCTATGGCCACCATTCATCAATACTGTAAGTATtacacagagaaaaaaagaacAGCAGGACACATCCTAGAGCACTCGCCCTTTGCAACAATTGTGACCTTCAAGTTTTATGGATCTGCGCAATTTCAGAAATGTATGCCTTCTGCAGTACTGTTGGTATTATTTTCTAAGAGATGTACCCACTGAGAATACCACTATTGTTTGTACTCAGGTCGATGCCAAAAATAATAGTCAAATGACTATAGCTAGGGTCAAATTATAATGCTCTTACTGCTCATTGGGTGATTCAACAGTGTTTATCAAATGTCAAAGACACAATCGCTTTCATGTCGAGAACACTTGTCATTATTATCATGACATGCAGTCTATTGAGCAGCAGTGGGGTGGGGTTATGATTCAACAGTGTTTATAAAATGTCAAGGACACAGTCGCTTCCATGTCGCGAACACTTGTCATTATCATTATGACATGCAGTGCATTGAGCAGCAGTGGGGTGGGGTTATGATTATGCAAATGGCTTTTCCCCCTACTGGTGAAGGGGACGGGGCTGGGAGGAGGGGCTCAGCACTTCCTGCTTGGATCATTTCCTGGAAGAAAATAGGCAAATATGAGTAACATCTATTCAATTTTTTTGATCACCCTACCCATAGCTCTAAGTGAGCTGATGTACTCTATAGTTGTgtgccataccatcacttctcctactaccgCCATTGTAAAGTTATCAAATTTACATTTTcgatatcgccacttctaaatttccacttcgaccactggtcctACCAAATCTATTAAGTAACATACTGTAGTAAAGAGGGATATTttccacagttcccctataagggaacaggtagTAACACAGTTAGTCTGGAGAAAcctattcagacatatcatgtcaacttggctgtcactgtgacagccaggctgaagacagcagcgaagacaccgggactgaaggacagcgggcagagccaTGACTTTCAGCCTTAACCTCCACAGTGGAACGGATATGTGTTCCACCAACAGAAAGTTCGGCTTTTGAaaagcaaacttgcgttccaaatgctgaacttcctatatatatatatatatatatatatatatattagggccccccttaacttacctttcaatcgcctaagtctgaccaaccttcatggaagagaggaccagggagggagctggatcgtgaccacaaaaggtaaggattttttttttctgttttttttctactggattttttttttcattgccttgggccccttttccccctgggcccccaggctCCTGGCCATCATGCCCAGTCagtaagatggccctggttcattggggggggggtcattgggggggccctgcctgcttcattgtactaaacaacctcaaccttccagcaataacagaaacatggctcatgcaatcagacactgcctcacctgcagccctttcacatggtggtctccatttcacccacacccccagaccaggaggtagacaaggagggggggttggactacttctctccccacagtgcacattcacagttctaccaagtgtcccatcactcatgttcacatctttttaagtacatgctgttaggatttttaacccattctctatgcgtgttgctgtcatctatcgccccccctggtccacaccaacaatttcttgaacacttctctgcatggctccctcacttcttatctactgaaaTCTCCActatcatcatgggtgatttcaacattactatttctaatccacgttccaatgctgcttccaaactactctctctaacctcctcacttgatctctcccagtggattgaatccgctactcatcaggatggctactgtcttgatcttgttttctctagactatgctcagtttctcatttccttaacactcctttccccctcttggatcatcaccttattagctactcgctcacccccagttctttactctccctagtgtcaaactcttccaagcctcctcacaaccgcaggaatttcaactctattgattttcaacagttttccacctctctccaacacctctccccaatttctacattcaccTCCCTTGtacgggcagtaccccattttcatcaaaccctagcaactgccctggatcaagtggctccagcgacactacatacttcgcgtagaatccgttgccaaccgtggcacactacagtaacacgaactctacaaaaactttctcgtaaagcagaacgtcactggcataaatcttgtgcctctaatgatttcatcacatatactgatatctaccactcctatagaaatgccctggacactgctaaacaagcattcttccaatctctcatctatgctcaggcttctaaccccaaatgcctctttaatacatttaactctcttctgaatcctcctgccccaaatcctccaactaacatcagtgcacaggatcttgcttcctatttcaaggacaaaattgataagatcaggcttgaaatggtatcatctccttggacaagcaatcggctcaattcctttgtagcaccctctgacactctctcttcatttgatcccacaaatgaagaggaagtttctactctcttctcatcttcctactctacctcctgtcctcttgatcccattccctcacaaattggtaagtccctgtctcctgtgctcattccccctctaactaaaatatgtaatctatctctttctactggtatttttgcatcactattcaagcatgcagtgaagATGCAACTTACTACAATGAAATGCATCAGAGGGCAGTGGCAACACTGTGTTTGCAGGATTTAGACTTGAAACAGACTTTTGTAGTAATAAACAAATCTACACAGTCTGACATCGATTATAGTGTTTTTCTGAACTCACTGTACTGTGATTGGGTACGAGAACTTTCTGTACTTGTTGTTaggcatgttttattattaagttTTAAGATTTTATGTAAGTGGATTGACACTGGTCTGTtggaaataaatgaaaggtaatgCAATAAGATCACTGTCCTTGTTTTAATTCCTTCAAATGTTCCCTCAAAACCCACATCTATTGCTCACCTATCCTATCCCCTCTGAGACCGCTGCTGCGCCATCTCCTCCCTCTCTTGTACGTCTTCCCTGTCTACTCCTTCTGTCTGTTCtccctatagaatgtaagctctcatgggcagagtCATTCCTACTCTTTGTCTTCTGTCTCTTGGTCCTGTCAGTATGTCCATGTTACATTGTGTACTACAAGGTGCCTCctcttattttgtgtttttataaaagaagggggggaagaggaaCAGAAGGGGGAAAAGAGGACGGAGAAGGTAGAAGAACGGGATGGAGTGGGGGGCATATTGGAAGTAGTTGTGGAAAAAGCAGTAAACAGCTCCAGATCATTTCGGGACAAGGAgatgttttttatgtgttttaaaatggtGTCATACATAGGACACAATTAAAGTGGGAAATGTCAAACTTGTTATATTGCTGACTATGCCTTAATAATTGATATTATTGCTGTTTATGATGTTATCTATTATATATGCTGTAGTGGCTGCACTGGAGGACGATTTGTAGGTTCGCAATGAAACCAACAAGTTTTCTTATCCTGTGACTGCTGACAAGTACTGCTACTGATTGCTCACAGTCACATCAGCAGTGGTTGGAAGAGAAAGGTTATTCCCTCTCATCATCTCAGGGGTGGCTGCTCATTCAGAGGCTACCTCCTCCAATGAAGATCTGACTGAGAACTTAGGGTTGTTCTTGTTGGCGGCTCGTAAGTATTAGCAAACAGAAAGGAAGGAGATGGGTATAACAATATTTAAGAGAAAGGGCCTTTGTGGAAAAGATAATAAAAgagatgggggagagagagagtggggagaGAGTTGAGAGAGtggagaaaggggagagagagagagagagagagagaaagagagagagactaaaatGAAAGCAAAAGGGACTGAACTATGGAGTCCTGAGGAAAATCTGATGCAAGAGAAAAGGTCACACGCAAGACCTGACAAACCAGAttgcatttgtaaaaataaaaatgaacatgatAATTGTACATCAAGCATTTTTGTCCTTGTTAATGGTGATATGGGTGATAATAATGTAC encodes the following:
- the LOC142143136 gene encoding mitogen-activated protein kinase 8-like, with the protein product MSRGKRDSNFSIFEIGDSTFTVLKRYQNLKPIGSGAQGIVCAAYDTVLERLVAIKQLSRPFQNQTHAKRAIWELVLMKCVNHKNIIGLLNVFTPKKSLEEFQDLYIVMELMDANLCQVIQMELDHERMSYLLYQMLCGIKHLHSAGIIQRDLKPSNIAVKSDCTLKTLDFGLAQTAGTSFMMTPYVVTRYYRAPEVILGMGYKENINIWSVGCILGEMIKGGVLFPGSDHIDQWNKVIEQLGNSSKKLQPTVRTYVENRPKYAGYSIEKLFPDILFPVDSEHNKLKASQIRDLLSKMLVMDASKRISVDDALPHTYINVWYDSLEAEAPPPNILNEPPASIKKAQVFIADSSMSEIHQELFSCF